The Geothermobacter hydrogeniphilus genome includes a region encoding these proteins:
- a CDS encoding 1-deoxy-D-xylulose-5-phosphate reductoisomerase, which yields MRKGLALLGATGSIGCSTLEIVDAHPDRFRVCSLTGGRNLQRLLEQVRCYRPSLVGVLTARDAEWLRAELRDDAIEVCHGEEGLVRCAAVPGADITVSAIVGAAGLVPTMAAIEAGKDIALANKETLVTAGPLVMAAARRRGVSILPVDSEHSAIFQSLQGQQGNAVRRVILTASGGPFRETCLADLQSVTLAQALNHPNWSMGQKITIDSATMMNKGLEVIEARWLFDLEPRQIDVHIHPQSIIHSMVEYRDGSVIAQLGVPDMKAPIAYALSYPERIELPLAPLDLCRLGQLTFSEPDPKRFGCLGLAYRALELGGTAPAVLNAANEVVVQAFLDGLIGFMEIPKLIASALDRHQVQALDSIDDALQADRWGREQTRQLIEAGEEVAR from the coding sequence ATGCGCAAAGGACTTGCCCTGCTCGGCGCCACCGGTTCCATCGGTTGCAGTACCCTGGAAATCGTCGATGCCCACCCGGACCGTTTCAGGGTCTGCAGTCTGACCGGTGGCCGCAACCTGCAACGGCTGCTGGAGCAGGTGCGTTGTTACCGGCCGTCTCTGGTTGGTGTTCTCACTGCCCGGGATGCTGAATGGTTGCGGGCCGAACTGCGGGATGACGCAATCGAAGTCTGTCACGGTGAGGAGGGCCTGGTCCGGTGCGCGGCCGTACCCGGAGCCGATATCACCGTGTCTGCCATTGTCGGTGCCGCCGGCCTGGTTCCGACCATGGCGGCGATCGAGGCCGGGAAGGATATCGCCCTGGCCAACAAGGAAACCCTGGTCACGGCCGGCCCCCTGGTGATGGCCGCGGCCCGCCGCCGCGGTGTCTCCATCTTGCCGGTTGACAGCGAACATTCGGCCATCTTTCAATCTCTGCAGGGGCAGCAGGGCAATGCCGTACGGCGCGTGATTCTGACGGCATCCGGGGGACCGTTCCGCGAGACGTGCCTGGCTGATCTGCAGTCGGTCACCCTTGCCCAGGCTCTCAATCACCCCAACTGGAGCATGGGGCAGAAAATCACCATCGACTCGGCCACCATGATGAACAAGGGGCTGGAGGTGATCGAAGCCCGTTGGCTGTTTGATCTCGAGCCGCGGCAGATCGATGTTCATATTCATCCCCAGAGCATCATCCATTCGATGGTCGAATACCGGGACGGTTCGGTGATTGCCCAGCTTGGCGTGCCTGACATGAAGGCACCGATCGCCTACGCTCTGTCCTATCCGGAAAGGATCGAACTGCCGCTCGCGCCCCTCGATCTTTGTCGACTGGGACAGTTGACATTTTCAGAACCCGATCCGAAACGCTTCGGTTGTCTGGGACTCGCTTACCGTGCCCTTGAACTGGGCGGTACCGCGCCGGCGGTCCTCAATGCCGCCAACGAGGTTGTTGTCCAGGCTTTCCTGGACGGCCTTATCGGTTTTATGGAGATTCCGAAACTGATCGCTTCAGCCCTTGACCGGCACCAGGTGCAGGCGCTCGATTCGATTGACGACGCCCTGCAGGCTGACCGCTGGGGCCGTGAACAGACCCGGCAACTTATCGAAGCCGGAGAAGAGGTTGCTCGATGA
- a CDS encoding phosphatidate cytidylyltransferase: protein MTRLTVVQGRRAIKQRILTGLVLLPLLILLLVYAGPGLFLGFLAVVSLVAQHEYQAMAVPSCGRLIQVPALAVGLGLMVFAGLGQSAAALYLLVAGVLLLGALFLFHHRDIHLVARDLGLTLFGICYLPLLLAMVVLLFALPDSGRQWVGLVLLVVMLADTFAYFVGSAIGKTPLYPAVSPKKSREGAVGGLVGSLIGGLLAQLSFFPELGWGHACLVSLLLSVCGQLGDLFESLLKRSFQVKDSSQLIPGHGGLLDRLDSLLFAFPAAFFYASLFWGD, encoded by the coding sequence GTGACCAGGTTGACCGTCGTTCAGGGGAGAAGGGCCATTAAACAACGCATTCTAACCGGTCTTGTCCTGCTTCCGCTGCTGATCCTGCTGCTGGTTTATGCCGGTCCCGGGTTGTTCCTCGGATTCCTGGCGGTTGTCTCCCTGGTGGCCCAGCATGAATACCAGGCGATGGCGGTGCCTTCCTGTGGCCGATTGATCCAGGTTCCGGCGCTCGCTGTCGGCCTCGGCCTGATGGTGTTCGCCGGCCTTGGCCAGTCCGCTGCGGCGCTCTACCTGCTGGTTGCCGGCGTATTGTTGCTGGGGGCGCTGTTTCTTTTTCACCATCGTGATATTCATCTGGTCGCCCGGGACCTGGGACTGACCCTGTTCGGTATCTGCTATCTTCCGTTGTTGCTGGCCATGGTGGTGTTGCTGTTTGCTCTGCCCGACAGCGGGCGACAATGGGTCGGCCTGGTGCTGCTGGTCGTGATGCTGGCGGACACCTTTGCCTATTTTGTCGGTTCGGCAATCGGAAAAACTCCTCTCTACCCGGCCGTCAGCCCCAAGAAAAGCCGTGAAGGGGCAGTCGGCGGCCTGGTCGGCAGTCTTATCGGCGGGCTGCTGGCGCAACTCAGCTTCTTTCCCGAGCTCGGATGGGGACACGCCTGCCTGGTCTCGTTGCTGCTGAGTGTCTGCGGCCAGTTGGGCGACCTGTTCGAATCCCTGCTCAAGCGCAGTTTTCAGGTCAAGGATTCCAGTCAGTTGATCCCCGGTCACGGCGGACTGCTGGACCGCCTCGACAGCCTGTTGTTTGCCTTTCCCGCCGCCTTTTTCTACGCCAGCCTGTTTTGGGGAGATTGA
- a CDS encoding isoprenyl transferase, whose protein sequence is MHIPRHLAVIMDGNGRWAETRCLPRIAGHRQGVRTVREIVQECQRLGVDYLTLYAFSSENWGRPDDEVSALMELLSIYLREQFDLMLEKRIRLRVIGEIERLPLPVRRVLEETVAKTDDHDGMVLTLALSYGARNEILRASRRLAARVAAGELSPDAIDEELFADSLDTNGMPDPDLLIRTSGEMRISNFLLWQIAYAEMVFTPVLWPDFGVEELHWALTEFTRRERRFGLTRDQVDRRSGEKGH, encoded by the coding sequence ATGCACATCCCCCGACATCTGGCTGTCATCATGGACGGCAACGGCCGCTGGGCCGAAACTCGTTGCCTGCCCCGTATTGCCGGGCATCGTCAGGGCGTCAGGACGGTGCGGGAAATTGTCCAGGAGTGTCAACGCCTGGGAGTGGATTATCTGACTCTTTACGCCTTCAGTTCCGAAAACTGGGGCCGTCCCGATGACGAGGTGTCGGCCCTGATGGAACTGCTCAGTATTTACCTGCGCGAGCAGTTTGACCTGATGCTGGAAAAACGCATCCGGTTGCGGGTGATCGGTGAGATTGAACGCCTGCCGCTGCCGGTCCGCCGGGTTCTTGAAGAGACGGTCGCCAAAACCGACGACCATGATGGCATGGTCCTGACCCTGGCTCTTTCTTACGGCGCGCGAAACGAGATTTTGCGTGCTTCCCGGCGTCTGGCCGCCCGGGTCGCTGCCGGTGAATTGTCGCCTGACGCGATTGACGAAGAGTTGTTTGCCGACAGCCTCGATACCAACGGGATGCCCGATCCCGACCTGTTGATCCGTACCAGTGGCGAGATGCGCATCAGTAATTTTCTGCTCTGGCAGATCGCCTATGCCGAAATGGTTTTCACACCGGTGCTCTGGCCTGATTTCGGGGTGGAAGAACTGCACTGGGCTTTGACTGAATTCACCAGGCGCGAACGCCGCTTCGGGTTGACCCGTGACCAGGTTGACCGTCGTTCAGGGGAGAAGGGCCATTAA
- a CDS encoding 4Fe-4S binding protein — MLKITDECISCGSCVDSCPVGAISEGDSKYEIGEDCTECQACVDTCPVSAIVE; from the coding sequence ATGCTGAAAATTACTGATGAATGTATTTCGTGCGGGTCCTGTGTTGACTCCTGCCCGGTTGGCGCCATTTCCGAAGGCGACAGCAAGTATGAAATCGGTGAGGATTGCACCGAGTGCCAGGCCTGTGTCGACACCTGCCCGGTCAGTGCGATTGTCGAATAA
- the frr gene encoding ribosome recycling factor, producing MLDEVKKKAGAAMDKAIEALKRDLGKVRTGRASLSLLEDVRVDYYGTPTPLNQVGTLAVPEPRLITIQPWEKQLIPEIEKAIFKADLGLNPSSDGQLVRIAIPALTEERRKEMVKVIKRMGEDCKIAIRGARRDANDALKNLLKEKDITEDEQKRTEKDIQDLTDRYVKKVDDVLDVKEQEVMEI from the coding sequence ATGCTCGATGAGGTGAAGAAAAAAGCCGGCGCTGCCATGGACAAGGCGATTGAGGCTCTCAAGCGGGATCTCGGTAAAGTTCGAACCGGTCGCGCCTCCCTCTCGTTGCTGGAGGACGTCAGAGTTGACTATTACGGCACCCCGACTCCGCTCAACCAGGTCGGCACCCTGGCGGTACCCGAGCCGCGGCTGATTACCATCCAACCGTGGGAAAAACAGCTGATCCCCGAGATTGAAAAGGCTATTTTCAAAGCTGATCTCGGTCTCAATCCGTCCTCGGACGGGCAACTTGTGCGTATTGCGATTCCCGCTCTTACCGAAGAGCGGCGCAAGGAGATGGTCAAGGTCATCAAGCGCATGGGCGAAGACTGTAAAATTGCCATTCGCGGTGCCCGGCGTGATGCCAATGACGCACTGAAAAATCTGCTCAAGGAGAAGGATATTACCGAGGATGAGCAGAAGCGTACTGAAAAGGATATCCAGGATCTTACCGACCGTTATGTGAAGAAGGTCGATGATGTTCTGGACGTAAAAGAACAGGAAGTCATGGAGATCTGA
- the pyrH gene encoding UMP kinase, which yields MAEEPRFKRILLKLSGEALAGEQGYGIDPVVIQDIAEEIRDVVRLGVQVALVIGGGNIFRGLAASSRGMDRASADYMGMLATVMNSLAMQDALEKLGVLTRVQSAIEMQEIAEPYIRRRAMRHLEKGRVVIFGAGTGNPYFTTDTAASLRAMEISAEVILKATRVDGVYDTDPMKNPDAVKFDSLTYLDVLEKGLQVMDATATSLCMDNQLPIVVFDLTEKGNIRRVVLGENIGTTVKGG from the coding sequence ATGGCCGAAGAGCCGAGATTCAAAAGAATCCTGCTCAAGTTGAGCGGAGAAGCCCTTGCCGGTGAGCAGGGTTACGGTATTGATCCTGTTGTTATTCAGGATATTGCCGAAGAAATCCGTGATGTTGTCCGCCTCGGCGTGCAGGTGGCCCTGGTGATCGGCGGCGGGAATATTTTCCGTGGCCTGGCGGCTTCGTCGCGCGGTATGGACCGGGCCAGCGCTGATTACATGGGCATGCTGGCCACGGTCATGAACAGCCTGGCGATGCAGGATGCCCTGGAGAAGCTTGGCGTGCTGACCCGGGTTCAGTCGGCGATCGAGATGCAGGAAATTGCCGAACCCTATATTCGTCGCAGGGCGATGCGCCACCTTGAAAAGGGACGGGTGGTGATCTTCGGCGCCGGCACCGGCAATCCCTACTTCACGACCGACACCGCGGCCAGTCTGCGCGCCATGGAGATCAGTGCCGAGGTCATTCTCAAGGCGACCCGGGTGGATGGTGTTTATGATACTGACCCGATGAAAAACCCCGATGCGGTTAAATTCGACAGCCTGACCTATCTCGATGTTCTGGAGAAGGGGCTGCAGGTCATGGATGCGACCGCCACTTCGCTGTGTATGGACAACCAGTTGCCGATCGTGGTATTTGATTTGACCGAAAAAGGCAATATCCGCAGGGTTGTCCTCGGGGAAAATATCGGCACGACTGTCAAAGGAGGCTGA
- the tsf gene encoding translation elongation factor Ts: protein MATITAKMVSELRGKTGAGMMDCKKALNETDGNMEEAIDYLRKKGLSAAAKKAGRVAAEGMIAAAGSGNAAALVEVNAETDFVAKNDKFQAFSKGVAEAVLASAPADVEALKAVEFPGSGRNVGEELTHQVATIGENMNLRRFARFEVASGSVASYIHGGGKIGVLVELSCSAGDSEALQGLARQIAMHVAAANPQYLTRDEVPAEVVNREKDIMRTKAIESGKPENIVDKIITGQINKFFGEICLVEQAFVIDPDQKVGKVVESFGKENDCEIQLTRYVRYQLGEGIEKKEDDFAAEVAELAK, encoded by the coding sequence GTGGCAACAATTACTGCGAAAATGGTTTCCGAACTCCGTGGCAAAACCGGTGCCGGAATGATGGATTGCAAAAAAGCGTTGAACGAAACTGACGGCAACATGGAAGAGGCGATCGACTACCTGCGCAAGAAAGGGCTTTCCGCCGCCGCCAAGAAGGCCGGCCGGGTGGCCGCCGAGGGGATGATCGCGGCTGCCGGTTCCGGCAATGCCGCCGCCCTGGTCGAGGTGAACGCCGAAACCGACTTTGTCGCCAAAAATGATAAATTTCAGGCCTTTTCGAAGGGGGTCGCGGAAGCGGTTCTGGCATCCGCTCCGGCCGATGTCGAAGCCCTCAAGGCGGTTGAATTTCCCGGCAGCGGCCGGAACGTCGGAGAGGAGCTGACCCACCAGGTGGCGACCATCGGTGAAAATATGAACCTGCGTCGTTTCGCCCGCTTTGAAGTCGCTTCCGGCTCTGTCGCCTCCTATATCCACGGCGGAGGCAAAATCGGCGTGCTGGTTGAACTCTCCTGCAGCGCCGGCGACAGTGAAGCCCTTCAGGGGCTGGCCCGCCAGATCGCCATGCATGTGGCGGCAGCCAATCCTCAGTACCTGACGCGTGACGAGGTTCCCGCCGAAGTTGTCAATCGCGAAAAGGACATCATGCGCACCAAGGCGATTGAGAGCGGCAAGCCGGAAAATATCGTCGACAAGATCATCACCGGCCAGATCAACAAGTTCTTTGGTGAAATCTGTCTTGTCGAGCAGGCTTTTGTTATCGATCCCGACCAGAAAGTCGGCAAGGTGGTGGAGTCGTTCGGCAAGGAAAATGACTGTGAAATTCAGCTGACCCGCTACGTGCGCTACCAGCTGGGCGAAGGAATTGAAAAGAAAGAAGACGATTTCGCCGCTGAAGTTGCCGAACTCGCGAAATAA
- the rpsB gene encoding 30S ribosomal protein S2, producing the protein MAQITMKQLLEAGVHFGHQTRRWNPKMKPYIFGARNGIYIIDLQKTVRYFKTAYAFVRDVVADGQKVLFVGTKKQAQDSIREEALRADQFFVNNRWLGGMLTNYATIKASIERLKKIEAMSTDGTYELLTKKEGLQLDREKTKLEKNLGGIKAMNKLPGAVFVIDPKKEQIAVHEARKLKIPVVAVVDTNCDPDEIDYIIPGNDDAIRAIRLFASKMADACIEGAELRQAALRTEAEGGEEAAAPEVAAEAVTTEGPEVITKTEAPVEAPAEKPVEAPTEG; encoded by the coding sequence ATGGCCCAGATCACCATGAAACAATTGCTTGAGGCCGGTGTCCATTTCGGTCACCAGACCCGCCGCTGGAACCCGAAAATGAAGCCCTATATTTTCGGCGCCCGCAACGGCATCTACATTATCGACCTGCAGAAAACGGTTCGATACTTCAAGACCGCCTACGCCTTCGTCCGCGACGTCGTCGCCGACGGTCAGAAGGTTCTCTTCGTCGGCACCAAGAAGCAGGCGCAGGATTCGATCCGCGAAGAAGCCCTGCGGGCCGATCAGTTTTTCGTCAACAACCGCTGGCTCGGCGGCATGCTGACCAACTACGCGACCATCAAGGCCAGTATCGAGCGGTTGAAGAAAATCGAGGCCATGTCCACTGACGGCACCTACGAGCTGCTGACCAAGAAAGAGGGGCTGCAGCTTGACCGTGAGAAGACCAAGCTGGAAAAGAACCTCGGCGGGATCAAGGCGATGAACAAGCTGCCCGGTGCGGTTTTTGTCATCGATCCGAAGAAGGAACAGATCGCCGTTCATGAAGCGCGCAAGTTGAAGATCCCGGTGGTTGCCGTGGTTGATACCAACTGTGACCCGGACGAAATTGACTATATCATCCCCGGCAACGATGACGCCATCCGCGCCATTCGCCTGTTTGCCTCCAAGATGGCCGATGCCTGTATCGAAGGGGCTGAACTGCGGCAGGCGGCGTTGCGTACCGAGGCTGAGGGCGGTGAAGAGGCGGCTGCCCCGGAGGTTGCCGCCGAAGCCGTGACGACCGAAGGCCCCGAGGTGATCACCAAGACCGAGGCTCCGGTTGAAGCACCGGCTGAAAAACCGGTCGAAGCTCCGACGGAAGGCTGA
- the lptF gene encoding LPS export ABC transporter permease LptF codes for MLMTRIDRYILREIAAPTLLSLLVFTFVLLAGRTLKLARLVINNGVPLQDILHLLVDLLPSFLSITLPLSILLGTLLAFSRLSADAEIIALKASGLSLNHLLRPALIMALVACLVTASLTLYLKPLGYSAFRGRIFKILSQRTSVGLQARVFQTEFPGMVLYADNLDERNSTLEGVFISDQRMGTTPSTIVAESGRFLSDPKRQSLTLQLSRGQIHRYPQDSTEDTYQVIDFNNYAINLPLDQVGQPPGRQKVKELSLANLLKRVKNTDSIAEQFKSRAELHHRFSMIPIPLLFALLALPLGIQSNRSGKGGGFAIGLLVYLSYYLATSFAGTLVVEQHWPAALTLWTPPLLFLLLGTVLYRQALHERRLRHLDHLIRLVQGIWRPGRREN; via the coding sequence ATGCTGATGACCCGGATCGACCGATATATTCTCAGGGAAATCGCCGCACCGACCCTGCTGTCGCTGCTGGTTTTCACCTTTGTGCTGCTTGCCGGGCGAACTCTCAAACTGGCCCGTCTGGTGATCAACAACGGGGTTCCCCTGCAGGATATCCTGCACCTGCTCGTCGATCTGCTGCCCTCCTTTCTCAGCATCACCCTGCCCCTCTCCATCCTGCTTGGAACCCTGCTGGCGTTTTCCCGGCTTTCGGCCGATGCGGAAATCATCGCCCTCAAGGCAAGCGGACTCAGCCTCAACCACCTGTTGCGTCCGGCGCTGATCATGGCCCTCGTGGCCTGCCTGGTGACCGCCTCACTGACCCTCTACCTGAAACCTCTGGGCTATTCCGCGTTTCGTGGCCGGATTTTCAAAATTCTCAGCCAACGAACCAGTGTCGGTCTGCAGGCGCGGGTTTTCCAGACAGAGTTTCCGGGGATGGTTCTCTATGCCGACAACCTCGACGAACGCAACTCAACGCTTGAAGGCGTTTTCATTTCCGATCAACGCATGGGGACGACCCCCTCAACGATTGTCGCCGAATCAGGTCGTTTCCTTTCCGACCCGAAACGTCAGAGCCTGACCCTGCAACTGAGCCGGGGACAGATCCACCGCTACCCGCAGGACAGCACCGAAGACACCTACCAGGTGATTGATTTCAACAACTATGCGATCAACCTGCCTCTCGACCAGGTCGGCCAGCCCCCCGGCCGTCAGAAAGTCAAGGAACTCTCCCTGGCAAACCTGCTGAAACGGGTAAAAAACACCGATTCCATTGCGGAACAATTCAAGAGCCGGGCCGAGCTGCACCATCGTTTCAGCATGATTCCAATCCCCCTGCTGTTCGCCCTGCTGGCCCTGCCGCTCGGCATACAATCCAACCGGTCGGGCAAGGGCGGCGGTTTCGCCATCGGTCTGCTGGTCTACCTCTCCTACTACCTGGCAACCTCATTTGCCGGAACCCTGGTGGTTGAACAGCACTGGCCGGCAGCCCTGACCCTCTGGACGCCGCCACTGCTGTTTCTGCTGCTCGGCACCGTTCTTTACCGGCAGGCCCTGCATGAACGTCGTCTGCGCCATCTCGACCACCTGATCCGCCTGGTCCAGGGCATCTGGCGACCGGGCCGCCGCGAGAACTGA
- the lptG gene encoding LPS export ABC transporter permease LptG: MRLLDRYLLKNYVRIFALALAAFGGIYLLVEFFEKVDDFLEHKAAINLYLAYFFWKIPIILKDITPLAVLLATFLTLGGLSRHGELTAMRACGIGLVRISRPLVLAALTVSLLLLVGGDLVTPLAAHKTEYIMRTEVSGQPPLAMKRDSLWFREGRNIIFIRLAEPKKNQLQGVTIYEMDQNFHLRRRLDAKKAYYDASAGWILEYVKIHDFSGERNLKNFSAKKLLPYPLQKKPENFNAAVRRNDEARLQDLYRQVRQLEAEGYDATRARVDLQARIATPFTCLVMAFLGIPFALQRGRASNLALGIGISIAIGISYFLLQATLLAFGYAGALPPWLAAWSGNLLVGMLGTWMLLNTRQ, from the coding sequence ATGCGCCTGCTCGACCGTTACCTGCTGAAAAACTACGTCAGGATATTCGCCCTGGCCCTGGCCGCCTTCGGCGGCATCTATCTTCTGGTCGAATTTTTCGAAAAGGTGGATGACTTTCTTGAACACAAGGCGGCCATCAACCTGTACCTGGCCTACTTCTTCTGGAAAATCCCCATCATCCTCAAGGACATAACCCCCCTGGCAGTCCTGCTGGCAACCTTCCTGACCCTTGGCGGCCTGTCCCGGCACGGCGAACTGACAGCCATGCGCGCCTGCGGTATCGGCCTGGTACGCATTTCCCGCCCCCTGGTCCTGGCCGCCCTGACGGTATCACTGTTGCTGCTGGTCGGCGGGGACCTGGTCACTCCCCTGGCGGCCCACAAAACCGAGTACATCATGCGCACCGAAGTCAGCGGGCAGCCTCCGCTGGCCATGAAGAGGGACTCGCTGTGGTTCCGCGAGGGGCGCAACATCATCTTCATCCGTCTCGCCGAACCGAAGAAAAATCAGCTGCAGGGTGTCACGATCTATGAAATGGATCAGAACTTTCACCTGAGACGCCGTCTTGATGCCAAAAAAGCGTATTACGACGCGTCAGCGGGATGGATTCTGGAGTACGTCAAAATCCATGATTTCTCCGGCGAACGGAATCTGAAGAATTTCTCGGCAAAGAAGTTGCTGCCCTATCCTCTGCAGAAAAAACCGGAAAACTTCAATGCCGCGGTGCGCCGCAACGATGAAGCCCGACTGCAGGACCTTTACCGCCAGGTGCGTCAACTCGAAGCTGAAGGCTACGACGCCACCCGCGCCCGGGTTGACCTGCAGGCCCGCATCGCGACCCCCTTTACCTGCCTGGTGATGGCCTTCCTCGGCATCCCCTTCGCCCTGCAGCGTGGTCGCGCCAGCAACCTGGCGCTTGGGATCGGCATCAGCATTGCCATCGGCATCAGCTATTTCCTGCTGCAGGCGACCCTGCTCGCCTTCGGCTATGCGGGCGCCCTGCCCCCCTGGTTGGCGGCCTGGTCCGGAAACCTGCTGGTTGGCATGCTCGGCACATGGATGCTGCTCAACACCCGCCAGTAG
- a CDS encoding IPT/TIG domain-containing protein encodes MIRIILLLLFSLGPAVSGQALDITSVQPSTTSPGERVTLTGGPFSQRTLVMLGNSMLTPATLQNGRLSVRIPEGLAPGDYVIFVTEGNTTSQQAFILHLVEKRPLIKGISPAKIDNCQASDNGTELQITGSGFAKGAKILLDGAAVATERSESGSLSATLPPLAAGNHRVQVVNPAGDTSIPFNITVSDQPTIDDISVGDDLVNAYQLIISGRNFSPRSKLLVNGKPISAYGRFHPRDKDNVEYIDCNTLRYTRYQVSGQLQRVRFRIQNPSGRQSNIYEATIR; translated from the coding sequence ATGATACGAATCATTCTGCTGCTGCTCTTCAGCCTCGGCCCGGCCGTCTCCGGCCAGGCTCTCGACATCACCTCGGTACAACCCTCGACCACCTCCCCGGGGGAGAGAGTAACCCTTACCGGCGGGCCGTTTTCCCAGCGGACCCTGGTCATGCTCGGCAACTCCATGTTGACGCCGGCGACCCTGCAGAACGGTCGCTTGTCGGTCCGCATCCCGGAGGGTCTCGCCCCCGGAGACTATGTCATCTTCGTCACCGAGGGGAACACCACCTCGCAGCAGGCCTTTATTCTGCACCTGGTGGAAAAACGGCCGCTTATCAAGGGGATTTCGCCGGCCAAGATCGATAACTGCCAGGCATCTGACAACGGCACGGAACTTCAGATCACCGGCAGCGGCTTTGCCAAGGGGGCCAAGATTCTGCTCGACGGCGCGGCCGTGGCCACCGAACGCTCCGAATCCGGATCGCTCAGCGCGACCCTGCCCCCGCTTGCGGCAGGCAACCACCGGGTTCAGGTCGTCAATCCGGCCGGCGACACATCCATCCCTTTCAACATCACGGTTTCCGATCAACCGACCATCGACGACATCAGTGTCGGTGATGACCTGGTCAACGCCTATCAGCTGATCATTTCCGGACGCAACTTCAGCCCCCGGTCGAAACTGCTGGTCAACGGCAAGCCGATCAGCGCTTACGGCCGTTTCCATCCCCGCGACAAGGACAACGTCGAATATATCGACTGCAACACCCTGCGCTACACCCGTTACCAGGTCAGCGGGCAATTGCAGCGGGTCCGGTTCCGAATCCAGAACCCGAGCGGCCGGCAGAGCAATATCTACGAAGCAACGATTCGTTGA
- the ahcY gene encoding adenosylhomocysteinase, translated as MMTAKQDFKVKDIGLADFGRREIELAEVEMPGLMALREEYREQKPLRGARITGSLHMTIQTAVLIETLVELGARVRWASCNIFSTQDHAAAAIAAAGVPVFAWKGETLQEYWWCTEQALSWPDGELPNMILDDGGDATMMVLNGAAWERQGLPEVKTDDPEDWIELINCLRPTIEAGSGRWSATCDSIRGVTEETTTGVHRLYQLQRDGQLPFAAMNVNDSVTKSKFDNIYGCRHSLVDGIMRATDVMLSGKVAVVCGYGDVGKGCCQSLRGQGARVIVTEIDPICALQALMEGYEVRTLDEVVEKADLFVTTTGNRDIITAAQMQRMKHNAIVGNIGHFDNEIDMAGLARIPGVRKVNLKNPQEHGNQVDQWVFPDGHAIIVLAEGRLLNLGCATGHPSFVMSNSFSNQVIAQIELFCNGDRYDKEVYVLPKRLDEKVARLHLDKLGGSLTRLTAEQADYLGVPVDGPYKPDHYRY; from the coding sequence ATGATGACTGCAAAGCAGGATTTCAAGGTCAAGGATATCGGCCTGGCCGATTTCGGTCGGCGGGAAATCGAACTGGCCGAGGTTGAAATGCCGGGCCTGATGGCCCTGCGCGAAGAATATCGTGAACAGAAGCCGTTGCGGGGCGCGCGTATCACCGGTTCGCTGCACATGACCATCCAGACCGCGGTGCTGATCGAAACCCTGGTTGAACTCGGAGCCCGGGTGCGATGGGCATCCTGCAATATCTTCTCAACCCAGGACCACGCCGCAGCGGCGATTGCCGCGGCCGGTGTCCCGGTGTTCGCCTGGAAGGGGGAAACTCTTCAGGAATACTGGTGGTGTACAGAACAGGCCCTGTCCTGGCCGGATGGCGAACTGCCGAACATGATTCTCGACGATGGCGGAGATGCCACCATGATGGTACTCAACGGTGCCGCCTGGGAACGGCAGGGGCTGCCCGAGGTCAAGACGGACGATCCGGAGGACTGGATCGAGCTGATCAACTGCCTGCGACCGACGATCGAAGCCGGCAGCGGACGCTGGAGTGCCACCTGTGATTCCATCCGCGGGGTGACCGAAGAAACCACCACGGGCGTTCACCGCCTTTACCAGCTGCAGCGGGACGGTCAGCTTCCTTTTGCGGCGATGAATGTCAATGATTCAGTCACCAAGAGCAAGTTCGACAACATCTACGGCTGTCGTCACAGCCTGGTTGACGGCATCATGCGCGCCACCGACGTGATGCTTTCCGGCAAGGTCGCCGTGGTCTGCGGCTATGGGGATGTCGGCAAGGGGTGCTGCCAGTCCCTGCGCGGGCAGGGGGCCCGGGTGATTGTCACCGAGATCGATCCGATCTGCGCTCTGCAGGCGTTGATGGAGGGTTACGAAGTACGTACTCTCGACGAGGTGGTGGAGAAAGCCGACCTGTTCGTGACCACCACCGGCAACCGGGATATCATCACCGCCGCGCAGATGCAACGGATGAAACATAACGCCATCGTCGGCAATATCGGACATTTCGACAATGAAATCGACATGGCCGGACTGGCGAGAATTCCGGGGGTCCGCAAGGTCAATCTGAAGAATCCGCAGGAGCATGGCAACCAGGTCGACCAGTGGGTTTTTCCCGACGGGCACGCGATCATTGTGCTGGCCGAGGGGCGATTGCTCAACCTCGGCTGTGCCACCGGCCATCCGTCCTTCGTCATGTCCAACAGCTTCAGCAACCAGGTCATTGCCCAGATCGAACTCTTCTGCAACGGCGATCGCTATGACAAGGAGGTTTACGTGTTGCCGAAGCGGCTTGATGAAAAGGTCGCCCGGTTGCATCTCGACAAGCTGGGGGGCAGTCTCACCCGGTTGACTGCCGAACAGGCCGACTATCTCGGCGTGCCGGTCGACGGGCCCTACAAGCCGGATCATTACCGGTATTGA